Proteins co-encoded in one Dendropsophus ebraccatus isolate aDenEbr1 chromosome 9, aDenEbr1.pat, whole genome shotgun sequence genomic window:
- the BFAR gene encoding bifunctional apoptosis regulator, whose translation MEEDVKLESANSESSSRATLDRNISVSEFSCNCCYDILVNPTTLNCGHSFCRHCLALWWVSSKKTECPECRDKWEGFPKVNILLRDVIEKLFPDTIKEKYEDLEQNVEISRALQAFNKYGNDQNQSSSREGRANQQRGGGGFFSGVLTALTGVAVVLLVYHWSSRESEHDLLVHKPVSKWTPEEVVLWLEQLGPWASHYKDRFLLGRVNGRLLLTLAEDEFSKEPYSIESNSHRKAIIMELDRVKTLGVKPPQNLWEYKAVNPGKSLFLLYALKSSPRLSMLYMYLFDYTDTFLPFIHTTCPLQEEDEEDIITKFIDLQDPTWTQWREFLVKYAFLPYQLLAEFAWDWLEVHYWTSRFIIVNAMLLSVLELFSFWRLWSTSQLRSIPRLMWGHFWKMSTQGLFVAIFWPVIPQFVCNCLFYWALYFNPIINIDLVVKRIRRLETQAM comes from the exons ATGGAGGAAGATGTAAAGTTAGAAAGTGCCAATAGCGAGAGCAGCTCCAGAGCGACTTTGGACCGGAACATATCAGTCAGTGAATTTTCCTGCAATTGTTGCTATGATATCCTGGTTAATCCCACCACGCTGAACTGTGGGCACAGCTTCTGCAGGCACTGTCTGGCCCTATGGTGGGTGTCTTCAAAGAAGACCGAGTGTCCTGAATGTCGTGACAAGTGGGAAGGATTTCCTAAAGTTAACATACTACTTAG GGATGTCATTGAAAAACTCTTTCCTGATACTATAAAGGAAAAATATGAGGACCTTGAGCAGAACGTTGAAATAAGTCGGGCCCTGCAGGCCTTCAATAAGTATGGAAATGATCAGAATCAGTCGTCTTCCAGGGAAGGGCGGGCTAACCAGCAGAGGGGTGGAGGTGGCTTCTTCTCAGGGGTGCTGACTGCGTTAACAGGAGTTGCA GTGGTGTTACTGGTATATCACTGGAGCAGTCGGGAATCTGAACATGACCTTCTGGTCCACAAACCAGTGTCTAAATGGACCCCCGAAGAGGTAGTCCTTTGGCTAGAACAGTTGGGCCCATGGGCATCACATTACAAAGACAGATTTTTATTAGGAAGAGTTAATGGAAG GCTCCTGCTGACGCTGGCTGAGGATGAATTCTCTAAAGAGCCGTACAGTATAGAGAGCAACAGTCACAGGAAAGCTATTATCATGGAGCTGGACAGAGTTAAAACACTAGGGGTCAAGCCACCCCAGAATTTGTGGGAATATAAG GCTGTAaaccctggaaaatccctttttcTGTTGTATGCTCTGAAGAGCTCGCCCCGGCTCAGCATGTTATACATGTACTTGTTTGACTACACAGATACCTTCTTACCATTCATCCATACTACATGTCCTCTGcaagaggaggatgaagaagatatTATAACCAAATTCATA GATTTGCAAGATCCAACATGGACGCAGTGGCGTGAGTTCCTTGTCAAATATGCATTTCTTCCATATCAGCTTCTTGCTGAGTTTGCCTGGGACTGGCTAGAAGTTCATTACTGGACGTCTCGATTTATAATTGTGAACGCCATGCTGCTCTCAGTGCTGGAATTATTCTCATTTTGGAGACTGTGGTCAACCAGCCAGCttcg GTCTATCCCTCGTCTTATGTGGGGACATTTTTGGAAGATGTCAACCCAAGGACTTTTTGTAGCCATCTTTTGGCCTGTAATCCCACAGTTTGTCTGCAACTGCTTGTTTTACTGGGCTTTGTATTTCAACCCAATCATTAACATTGACTTAGTGGTGAAAAGGATTCGAAGATTGGAGACTCAAGCAATGTGA